The Candidatus Brocadiaceae bacterium nucleotide sequence CCCTGCCGTCAGGCGCGCCCTGGAACCGGTAGCGCTTCTTGCACTCCCCACACTGGAGCACGGTCGTGTTGCCGGCTGTCACCAGTGATCACTCCCGCCAGGGGCCGCCCGTTCAACGCCTCAACAGGCGGCGGATGGTCTTCTCGACCTCGGCCACGTCCACGTCCGTGTCGGTGCAGGGCCCGTTGGGCCGCGCGTTGATGACGCCCAGGGCGGGCTTGGGGAAGATGGCCGCCATGCCCTCGCGCAACTCCTTCTCGCAGGCGATGGCAAGCACGGCCTTTACGCCCCTGTCCCGGGCCAGTTCGACCGCCAGACGGCCGCCCGTCGCGACCGCGCAACGCACCCCGTACCGGTCCGCAAGGTCCAGGACGTCCTTGACCTTGCAGCGGCCGCAACGCCGGCATTCCTGCACGTCGCGCGTGATCTTGCGTTCGCAATGGCTGTTCTGCAGGCACGACGGCAGAAGCATGAGGAGTTCCTCGGGCCTGCAGCGCGTGCGCCGAGCGCGCGTGACCGCGTTCATCAGTCTGACCAGCGCAGTTCCCACAATCTCAGTATCCCTTCTGGAGCCCGTCCGATGCAAGCCCCGGCGGATCAGTCCCCGTCGGTCGGCGCAACGAACCGGTCGCCGGGCCGCACGCGGTGCCCGTGCACGAAGTCCGGCACGCACATCGCCCGGCTGCCGGCCGGCTTCAGTGCGCGCACGCGCACCGCGCCCCGGCCGGCCTGCACCCGCAGCGCGTCCGGCTCGACGGCCAGCACCGTGCCGGGCGCGACGGCAGCGCCGGCCTCGGCCCCGTCGCCGGGCACGGGCGCCGGCTCGGCGCACAGGAGCGTGACCTTCACGCGCCTGCCGCCGGTCTCCAGCACGGTCCAGGCGCCCGGCCAGGGGGTGAGCCCGCGGACGCGGTTGCAGAGTTCACGGGCCGGGACGGTCCAGGCCAGCCGCCCGTCGTCCTTCGTCAGGGCGCGCGCGAAGAAGCCGCCCGATGCCGGCTGCGGCCGTTCGGGCACGGCCTCGCCGCGGTCGAGCCGCCGCAGGACCTCGGCCATCAGTGCGGCGCCCTCGCGCGCCAGCCGGGCCTCCAGTTCGCCCATCGTCTCGCGGTCGCCGATGCGCACCTTCGCGGCGGCCAGGACCGGCCCGGCGTCGAGCCGGGGCGCCATGCGGATGACGGTCACGCCCGTCCCGGTCTCGCCGCGCATCAGCGCCCAGTGCACGGGCGCCGCGCCGCGGTAGTCCGGCAGCAGCGACGCGTGCAGGTTCAGGAAGCCCTGGGGCAGAGCGGACAGGACGGAGGGGCGCAGGATCTCGCCGTAGGCGGCCACGACGCCCATCTCGGCCCCCGACTCGGCCAGCGCCCGCGCGGTCTCGGGCCGGTTCACACTCTCGGGCTGCCACAGCGGCAGTCCCAGACGCTCGGCGGCCTGCTTGACGGCCGTCGCAGCGGGCTTGCGCCCGCGGCCGCGCGGCCGGTCCGGCCGCGTGATGACCAGGCGCACCCGGTGCCCCGCCTCGTGCAGTGCCTCCAGGGTCGGCACCGCGAAGTCGGGACTGCCCAGGAATGCCAGGTTCATGGACGGGCCTTCGTCGGGGAGAGCAGGCACAACGGACGTCACGAGGAGGCGCGGGCGGCCGCCTCCGCCTCCAGCCTCCGCAGAGGCTCGCGCAGGGTGATGAGCGTCGTCGGCGGCAGCCGGTCGATGAACAGCAGGCCGTTCAGGTGGTCCACCTCGTGCTGCCAGGCGCATGCGGCCAGGCCGTCCGCCTCGATCTCCAGCCTCTCGCCGCCCAGGGTGTACGCCACGACCTTTACCTTCGCGGCCCGCGGCACGTACGCCCGAATGCCGGGCAGGCTCAGGCAGCCTTCCTCCCTCTGCGCCTCGCCCTCGCGATGCACGATCAGCGGGTTGACAAAGATGCGGGTTCCCCGGCGGTCGCCCTCCGTGTCCAGCGTGATGATC carries:
- a CDS encoding DUF116 domain-containing protein, which translates into the protein MNAVTRARRTRCRPEELLMLLPSCLQNSHCERKITRDVQECRRCGRCKVKDVLDLADRYGVRCAVATGGRLAVELARDRGVKAVLAIACEKELREGMAAIFPKPALGVINARPNGPCTDTDVDVAEVEKTIRRLLRR
- a CDS encoding methionyl-tRNA formyltransferase; this encodes MNLAFLGSPDFAVPTLEALHEAGHRVRLVITRPDRPRGRGRKPAATAVKQAAERLGLPLWQPESVNRPETARALAESGAEMGVVAAYGEILRPSVLSALPQGFLNLHASLLPDYRGAAPVHWALMRGETGTGVTVIRMAPRLDAGPVLAAAKVRIGDRETMGELEARLAREGAALMAEVLRRLDRGEAVPERPQPASGGFFARALTKDDGRLAWTVPARELCNRVRGLTPWPGAWTVLETGGRRVKVTLLCAEPAPVPGDGAEAGAAVAPGTVLAVEPDALRVQAGRGAVRVRALKPAGSRAMCVPDFVHGHRVRPGDRFVAPTDGD
- the def gene encoding peptide deformylase — protein: MELRYYPDRVLKRTCRPLREVSRQTVDRAEEMLEMMYVEDGVGLAGPQVGWTDRIITLDTEGDRRGTRIFVNPLIVHREGEAQREEGCLSLPGIRAYVPRAAKVKVVAYTLGGERLEIEADGLAACAWQHEVDHLNGLLFIDRLPPTTLITLREPLRRLEAEAAARASS